AAACGGGAGCATAGTCCAGGAGGGCGGCAGGAGCTATCTGGAATACGAAGGCGGTGAAGGCAAAAAGAGGGTCGCGATCGAGAAGGTCAGAAGCGCCGAGACGATAAACAAGCGGGCGTTGTGGACGCTCATTGTCGGACTGGGGCTTCTCTTTGTTTCTCCGCCTCTGGGGGTCGCGGGCGCCATCCTGGTCGTCTTGGGCATTGGTCTCATCCTTCGTTATGTCGCACCAGAAAGACGGGTTCTCGTAACCTGCGAGGGCGGAGAGATAGAGTTCAGGAAAATGCATGCAACGAGGAAGAGAAAAGCATTCCTTGCCCAGATCAACGATGCCCTGCGGGGAGGACAATAAAACGAGTCCGGTAGATACCGTCTTGGTTGTCAAGTCGTTTTTGCGTTATTCCAGTCGGGAATGGGTGCGGCAATGATTAAAATACAAGGGGTTCTATTTCACGAATTTGGATCTGCGCAAGCAAAGGAGTAGGTCATGTTTCAAGAATTTTTGAGCTGGGTAACGATTTCCGCCACTTTATTACTTCCTATATTATTTCTTGTCTTGTTTCCTATCATTGTTCTCTCATATATTAAATCAAAAAGAACAAAAAGAGCACTTTTAAATGAATCGGATTCGGTTCGGCAAATCCGTCTAAGTATGAGGTTGAAAAACACGGATGAGGTAAAAAAAATATGGGAAGAAAACGACAGGGCTCGATATCGCGAGGAGACATTTGGAATTATAAGAAGTTTACTTGAGGAACGTGGCATATACCCTCCCCCGCAAAAGAAATCTACAGAGCTTGGCGACACTGCGACTGCCAACGAAACCAAGTTCATTGTGTTGCCAAAGAACCAATTTTGGACAATGGCGTTCATAAGCGTAATCATAGGATACGCTCTGCTGCCACATGGTGAAGTCAGCGGTGCAGTAGGCCTATCGATAGTAGTAATCGCATTCGCTTGCCTTGTGGCAATGGTGCCAGCTGGCATCTACTGGATAGCCAAACGAAAGAGAATGCCTGGTCTAACCGTCCTAATATGGATAGCTTGGGCAGTAGTGTACGGTTTCCTTGCCCTTGGAATTATAATGCGTATCGCGTGAAACAAGCGTAAGGGCATACTGTTGTGCGAGCGCGGCAATCCAGACATCGTTTTCAGGAATAGGTTGCCCCTTCTCTTTCAAGCGGTTCTTTATATCCCCGTATCGTTTGGCCGTATCCGCATTGCATGCAAGGACAGTGCTGTCGAGGACAAATCCGTTTATGCGAGTATGATTTTCCTGCGGTCTCGACGACTTGTGCGCTCCGAAATACAATTCCCCGATGGCAATGCACGGGACAAAGACTTCCGAGGCGTTGGATATGCGCTCGTGAACCCCGGGGTCCCCGGAAAAAAGGGCGATGATAATATTCGTATCCAGCAGGAACTTACCATTCACTGACGTCTACCTTGTCGCAACCCTCCTCGATGGCCTTTGATATCCGCTCAAGGTCATCGGCAGGGATAAACCCCTCAAACCGTAAAAGGCTTTTACCCTCGACTCCCTTCGGCACCAGAGATTTCGCAAAATCCAGCACACGGTGCTGAAGGTCGGGAAATCCGGGGACACCAGGAAATCCGGAGAATTCCGGGGACACCGTACTTAATTACCCCCCCCTCCCCCCAGATTGCGCCGCGGAGCCTGTCCTGAACCATGTGCTGAACTTGATTCAGTATCGTTTCAGGGCTCGCAATGACACCGAGTTGAGTTTTTCAACAGCCCCTGTGTCCCCGGATTTCAGTACACGAAGAGCCTATTTTAATAAGATACTTACAACTGATGGTTCTATTGAACGGTACCGGTATTCATACTGACCTTTACTATTCCTGTCGGCTATTGCGACCTGCATGTTTTCAAGACGTAGGCGAATAATATGTGGTTGCATATTGTCACTTTCAAATTTCAAAACAATCCGCGGAGAATTTACATAATTAATAGCCACCACGGATGGAGGCGGTCCTGACTTTTCCTCAATGATTACTCGATCTGTTGCTGGACTTTCTATTGAGACGGCAGGTTCTGATGCCCAAAAGACTTGCATATTGAAATCCCATGACAAATCGAGGGGTCGTGTGCGATCACACAACAAAACACCGCTGGGCGGATAATTTTCATCTTTATTAAATGGATCACCAATGCCACTATTTTCTTTATCCCGAAATTTGTAAGTATTGATTCGATACGTGCCCACCAAATCCGCTTGTTTTACACCCGCCTGTTGTGCTTCGTTTTGATACATATTTTTCATTTCGTCCCGTTTGGAAGAATCTTTAACTGAGGCAAAGATAAAAATAACTAAAAAAAAGATGGCAAGCCCTATTACTTCTTTCATGGTTTTCTCCTTCAGGATAACATCACGACTTAACGGCGACGATGGGCCATTCGCTACAGCCATTTGTTGGGCAATCACATGAACTTCTCGCTGTACTCTGTGGATAGAGGAATGAAAGTGTAATGGGTTTCGTTATATTCGGCTTTTCTATGACACCGGGCGCATTCTATTGGCTGTCCACCGTATTTACGCCGCCAAACTGTCCAGTTAACCGGGGCCACCTCTTAGATCTATTTTTTGAGCTTGCTTTCTACAAACGCAATTACTTCACCAATGCCTGCACCTATGCATCCACCAATGATGCCTGGCACCAATGCGTCCATTTTGAGCATGTACCAAACAACGAAGAACCCAACAAAAGCACCGATCAATCCAAATTTACTCATTTTATCACCCTCAACTATTGACCAAACAAATCAGCTTATTTTGCGTTATTCCACTTCTTAAACATCTCTATATCTTCATTATAAAGTTTTATTTTGCCGAGTTTTTTATATAGCACTGCCCTTGTAAAGTAGTAATCGGACAAAATGTTCCGCTTGAAATCGCGCTTTGCATATGGTGTTGGGTCAGAGTTCAACATATGACTTTGTAGAAATTTTTTGCCGAGCATTATTGCTTTAGAATACTCTTGAAGGGCATTTTCATGTTTTTGTAAAGCTTGATATGCTCTCCCTAGAAGCAACCTTACACTACCATCATTGAATGCAGAGTGGGGTCCACCATCATTAGTTAGGTCAAGAGCTTTAGAAATCTTTGTTATCGTTTCTTCGTATTCTTGATTTTGATAAGAAATTTTAGCACTTTTATATAAGCTCAGAGCTTCTCTTTCCGACTCACTTACACACGAACTAATGAAGATAACGGAAATAATTAGCAAGAATATTTTCGAATAAATAATTTTCACAAAAACCTCCTTAATCGGACTGTTGGTTCAAGTCTTAGACTTGAACCAACAAAAAAATCCGAGATACGTTCTGATAAATAATCAACTAACACACACAAATGTTATCTGTCAAGGGAATCCGGGGACACCATGCTTAATTACCCCCCTCCTCCCCCCAGATTGCGTCGTCCCTCGAAATGACGAAAGGGCAGGGCTAAAGCCCTGCCCTACGTTTCCTTGCCGCCGGGGTGACGCCTTTCAGCCGACCGGCCTCTTTATCCTCTCGATGCTCTCGGCCTTTCCGTCCGGCCCGACCTTTACCACCACCCCCTGGAACTCGACACCGCCCGTGGCCACCTCGAACCTCGCGGGCATCTGCGTCAAGAACCTCTTAAGCGCGGCCTCCTTCTCTATGCCTATGACCGAATCCGTCGGGCCGGTCATACCTGCGTCGGTTATGTAGGCGGTCCCGAGCGGCAAGACCCTCTCGTCGGCCGTCTGCACGTGCGTGTGGGTGCCTATAACCGCGCTCACCAAGCCGTCGAAGTGGCAGGCAAAGGCGTTTTTCTCGCTGGTGGCCTCGGCGTGCATGTCCACCAATATCACCGGGGTCTCCTCCCTGAGCCTTTCTATTGCCCTGCTGCCCACGGTGAAGGGACAGTCGATGTGGGCCATGAAGACCCTGCCGGAGAGGTTCACGACCCCGACCTTAACGCCCGAGCGGCACTCGAAGACGGTCATGCCTCCACCCGGGGCCTCTTTCGGATAGTTGGCGGGCCGAAGCAGCCTGTCGGTGCCGCCTATGTAGTCCTCTATCTCACGCTTGTCCCAGATGTGGTTGCCCGAGGTAACCACGTCCACGCCGAGAGAGAGGAGCTCCTCGTAAACCCCTGGGGTGATCCCGAAGCCGCCGGCGGCGTTCTCGCCGTTGGCGACGACCACGTCCGGGCAGTGGATATCCATAAGCTCCGGCAGGAGCTTCTTCACGGCCCTCCTGCCGGGCTTGCCCATTACGTCCCCTATGAACAGTATGGTGGTCGCGTCGGCCATCCCGGTCTACTTGGCGTAGTCCACGCTCCGGGTCTCCCTTATGACCGTGACCTTTATCTGCCCGGGGTAGCTGAGTTCCTTCTCGATCTTCTTCGCTATATCCTTGGAGAGCACGACCGCCCTGCCGTCGTTCACCTCGTTACTCTCCACCACCACCCTTATCTCGCGCCCGGCCTGCAGGGCGTAGGACTTCTCGACCCCCTTGAACTCCTTGGCTATCTTCTCAAGGTCCTCGAGCCGCTTGACGTAGCTCTCGACCATCTCCCTCCTCGCGCCGGGGCGCGCGGCGGAGAGCGTATCGGCGGCCTGGACGAGCACCCCGAGTATGGACTCCGGCTGGTCGTTATGGTGCTGGCCTATGGCGGCGACTATCTTGGGAGACTCGCCGTACTTCCTCGCCAGGTCCGCGCCTATGGCCGCGTGCGGCCCCTCGACCTCGTGGTCCACGGCCTTGCCTATGTCGTGCAGCAGCCCGGCCCGGCGGGCCTGCTTGGTGGAGATGCCGAGCTCCGAGGCCATGATGCCGCAGAGGAAGGCCACCTCCATCGAATGGGCGTACACGTTCTGCGCGAAGCTCGTCCTGAACTTGAGCCTTCCTATGAGCCTCTGTATCTCGTTATGGATGCCGTGGAGCCCGGTGTCGAATATGGCCCTCTCGCCGGCCTCCATAATGCTCTTCATGACCTCGCTGTCCGCCTTGGCCACCACTTCCTCGATCCGGGCCGGGTGGATCCTCCCGTCCGCGATGAGCTTTTCGAGTGCCATCCTGGCCACTTCCCTCCTTACGGGATTGTGGCCGGAGATTATAACGGCCTCCGGCGTATCGTCTATTATTATGTCTATGCCGGTTATGGCCTCTATGGCCCGGATGTTCCTGCCCTCGCGTCCTATTATCCTCCCCTTCATCTCGTCGTTGGGGAGGTTCACGACCGATACGGCCCTCTCGGTGACGTACTCGCCGGCATACCTCTGGATGGCGAGGCCCAGTCTCTCCTTGGCCTTCTTCTCCGCCTCGGCCCTGGTCTCTTCCTCTATTCTCTTCAGCGTCTTCCCGGCCTCGAGCTTGGCTTCGTCCTCCATCACCTCGAGGAGTTGCCTCTTGGCTTCCTCGGCGGAGACGTCGGAGATAGACTCGAGCTTCCGCCTCTGCTCGGCAAGGAGGTCTTCGAGACCCCGCTCTATCTCCTGGGCCTTCCTCTCATGGTTGGCTATACCCTTCTCCCTCTTGGAGAGTTCGCCTTCCTTCCGCTCTACGGCGTCGGACTTACGGTCGAGGTGTTCTTCCTTGGAAAGGAGCCTCTTCTCGAGCGCCTGGATCTCCTTTCGCCTCTCTCGCGCCTCCTTTTCCGACTCGACCTTGGCCTGGTAGAACTTGTCCCTGGCCTGAAGGTCCGCCTCCTTCTTTATGCCTTCGCCTTCCTTCTTTGCCCCGGCTATTATATCTTCAGCGGTCTTTGCCGCACCCTCGATGGTCTTCTCGACGAACCTCTTCCTGACAAGAACGCCTATACCGACACCGACCAGCAGCATAAGCACGCCGACGGCGACTACCGTTAAAAGTATGGACACCTCCATAACACACCCCCTTTTATATTAAAGACCGTCGTGCGTACCCACATGGCCTGCGCCACGGATAACGCGCGCTATAACGGTCCTCTGTCGTCCCGGATGTCGTCCCGGAACCGTATCACCCTGCTCTCGGTCACCACCGAGCCCACCCTTACGTCGTGGGGTTCGGTGGGCATCTCACCTTCCTCCAGGATCTGAAAATCGAACGAGAGGCCCACCACCGGACATCTCACCTTCGCCAGCACCCTGTCATAATAACCCTTGCCGTATCCAAGCCTCGCCCCCGTCATGTCGAAGGCCGCGCCGGGCACCACCACACAGTCGAAACCGGAAGGCGGGGCCTCGGTCCCCCCGTCCGGCGGCTCAAGGATATCGTATGACCCCGGCGAGAGCTCTTCCCTGTCCGTGACCCTGAAAAAGGCCAGGTGCGGGCCCGAGCTTACCACCCGCGGGAAGAAGACCTCCTTGCCGCCCTCGACCGCCCTCGACAGTATGTCGTCGGTAAGGACCTCGTTCCTGAAACTCGAGTAAAGCGCGATACGCCGGGCCCCGCCAAACTCCCGGGTCTCCATAAAGCGCTTCTGCACCAGGGAGCTCGCGCGGAAGACCTCTTCAAAGGACAGCCTGCAACGCTTCCCGAGGAACTCCTTCCTTAAAGACTCCTTTGTGCCCATCGATATAGACCTGGCTATGAAAAGAGATCGGGACAGGATAGTGCTTGGACCGGCGCCTTGAAATCGGCCGCCTGGAGAGACTTGCTCAGAGAGAGATGAAAGGCAATATCAGTCGGTGCCCGCTAAGCACAGACGTCCAGCCGCCCCGGCCGGACGCCTTCCCGGGCTTACGTACAACGAAAAAACTTTACGGAGCCATATATTAAGACTTTTTACAGCCATTCGCTACTTCCAACCGGACCTTTCCTGAACACACTCTCTCTCTTCGATTCTCCCTTTTGTAAGTCTTCTCCCCCGCCACAATGCCGTGTCAGCGGATCTTTTGAACCATGGGTTCAAGGTGGGCGCCGGAATAGCCGCTTTCGACTTTTCCTCGATGGGAACCTGCCGGCCGCAAGCCAGAGCCAACCCCCTATCTTTTAGTATTGGTTCTAAAATATACCCCGCCGATCACGAACACGGCAGGGGAGAAGACCGTCTAAGCCACTCTCCTGTCTATGAGTTTTGTAAGTTCTTCCGATCTCCTTTCGAAGTTGTCCAGCGTTTCTTTGAGTTTTATGAACTCGCCCGTGACGTTCAACG
This window of the Thermodesulfobacteriota bacterium genome carries:
- a CDS encoding 5-formyltetrahydrofolate cyclo-ligase; this encodes MGTKESLRKEFLGKRCRLSFEEVFRASSLVQKRFMETREFGGARRIALYSSFRNEVLTDDILSRAVEGGKEVFFPRVVSSGPHLAFFRVTDREELSPGSYDILEPPDGGTEAPPSGFDCVVVPGAAFDMTGARLGYGKGYYDRVLAKVRCPVVGLSFDFQILEEGEMPTEPHDVRVGSVVTESRVIRFRDDIRDDRGPL
- the rny gene encoding ribonuclease Y, translating into MEVSILLTVVAVGVLMLLVGVGIGVLVRKRFVEKTIEGAAKTAEDIIAGAKKEGEGIKKEADLQARDKFYQAKVESEKEARERRKEIQALEKRLLSKEEHLDRKSDAVERKEGELSKREKGIANHERKAQEIERGLEDLLAEQRRKLESISDVSAEEAKRQLLEVMEDEAKLEAGKTLKRIEEETRAEAEKKAKERLGLAIQRYAGEYVTERAVSVVNLPNDEMKGRIIGREGRNIRAIEAITGIDIIIDDTPEAVIISGHNPVRREVARMALEKLIADGRIHPARIEEVVAKADSEVMKSIMEAGERAIFDTGLHGIHNEIQRLIGRLKFRTSFAQNVYAHSMEVAFLCGIMASELGISTKQARRAGLLHDIGKAVDHEVEGPHAAIGADLARKYGESPKIVAAIGQHHNDQPESILGVLVQAADTLSAARPGARREMVESYVKRLEDLEKIAKEFKGVEKSYALQAGREIRVVVESNEVNDGRAVVLSKDIAKKIEKELSYPGQIKVTVIRETRSVDYAK
- a CDS encoding TIGR00282 family metallophosphoesterase, with translation MADATTILFIGDVMGKPGRRAVKKLLPELMDIHCPDVVVANGENAAGGFGITPGVYEELLSLGVDVVTSGNHIWDKREIEDYIGGTDRLLRPANYPKEAPGGGMTVFECRSGVKVGVVNLSGRVFMAHIDCPFTVGSRAIERLREETPVILVDMHAEATSEKNAFACHFDGLVSAVIGTHTHVQTADERVLPLGTAYITDAGMTGPTDSVIGIEKEAALKRFLTQMPARFEVATGGVEFQGVVVKVGPDGKAESIERIKRPVG
- a CDS encoding type II toxin-antitoxin system VapC family toxin: MNGKFLLDTNIIIALFSGDPGVHERISNASEVFVPCIAIGELYFGAHKSSRPQENHTRINGFVLDSTVLACNADTAKRYGDIKNRLKEKGQPIPENDVWIAALAQQYALTLVSRDTHYNSKGKETVHYCPSYPY